A portion of the Osmerus mordax isolate fOsmMor3 chromosome 22, fOsmMor3.pri, whole genome shotgun sequence genome contains these proteins:
- the LOC136965968 gene encoding uncharacterized protein, with translation MTLRKLFHEIIISSLVLLQARRSTSLGNSSVAKMTPVRRSIGEALWGMCAADSMSMPVHWYYSVYDIRKDFGGWITGFNAPKNRHPSSILTLSNSAGSGRSAWSSSANRPNVVGNVILHDKLKFWKAAAGSVHYHQGMQAGDSTLNAICSLRVAQTLAQGNFSNMSNPEARAAVLKDYVQFMTTPGTHEDTYAESFHRSFFSDWQDSRPTSPSKILEFAEKRYKQKMNVSVPDGQLDAIGCIPMTIPFVLLSASANEEQALSAAVEFVKLTHPHPKVEKYVALYARALHATLNGGNLKQHAEAALRSPTLDAWDTCQHYMRRAARFPVSSEERLKVHQSAVEALGLACYTKGALSSMFYLAHEFHDDPHGGILTNTNCGGENCNRGAALGALLGAQAGHNGGAVPQEWKDGMLHSQEQIREILTEMDQN, from the exons ATGACCTTACGCAAGTTATTTCACGAAATTATTATCAGTAGTCTGGTGTTACTGCAAGCGAGAAGAAGCACTTCTCTTGG AAACAGCAGTGTGGCAAAGATGACACCGGTGCGACGGTCAATTGGTGAAGCGCTTTGGGGAATGTGCGCAGCGGACTCTATGTCCATGCCCGTACATTGGTACTACTCTGTCTATGACATAAGGAAAGACTTTGGAGGTTGGATAACTGGCTTCAATGCGCCCAAGAACAGGCATCCATCCAgcattctcactctctccaactCAG CTGGCAGTGGTCGCTCAGCATGGTCATCGTCAGCTAACCGCCCTAACGTGGTGGGGAATGTTATCCTCCACGACAAACTCAAGTTCTGGAAGGCAGCAGCAGGATCAGTCCATTACCACCAAG GAATGCAGGCAGGTGACAGCACCCTGAATGCCATCTGCTCTCTGAGAGTGGCTCAGACACTGGCACAGGGCAACTTTTCCAACATGTCGAACCCAGAAGCGCGTGCTGCCGTTTTGAAAGATTATGTTCAGTTCATGACCACGCCAGGTACACATGAAGACACTTATGCAGAGTCATTCCATAGATCCTTCTTTTCTGACTGGCAGGACTCTAGACCTACCTCTCCCagcaag ATCCTGGAGTTTGCAGAAAAGCGCTATAAGCAGAAGATGAATGTTTCCGTTCCTGACGGCCAGCTTGACGCAATTGGCTGCATCCCCATGACGATTCCCTTTGTTCTTCTCTCTGCTTCAGCCAATGAGGAGCAAGCT CTGTCGGCAGCTGTCGAGTTTGTCAaactcacacacccccaccctaaGGTGGAAAAATACGTGGCTCTATATGCCCGTGCCCTTCATGCCACCCTGAATGGCGGCAACCTCAAACAGCATGCAGAGGCAGCCCTCCGCTCGCCCACGCTGGACGCATGGGACACGTGCCAGCACTACATGCGACGTGCAGCCAG GTTTCCAGTCTCTTCAGAAGAGAGGCTGAAGGTTCACCAGAGTGCTGTGGAAGCTCTGGGCTTGGCCTGCTATACTAAAG GTGCTCTTAGCAGTATGTTCTACTTGGCACATGAGTTCCATGATGACCCTCATGGAGGCATCTTGACTAACACCAACTGTGGTG GTGAGAACTGTAACAGAGGTGCAGCATTGGGGGCTCTGCTGGGGGCCCAGGCTGGTCACAACGGGGGGGCAGTGCCCCAGGAGTGGAAGGATGGAATGCTTCACTCCCAGGAGCAGATCCGGGAAATCCTTACGGAGATGGACCAAAATTGA
- the creg1 gene encoding protein CREG1 gives MTSTRAMQLVVFLFSLVVPCNFYRIPPHEEVARVARFVANQCNWASMATISTHEPVKGQPFSNAFSISDGPVGFGKGVPYMYLTHMEISVQDLEVNPQASLSMSLAQTDFCKNQGYDPQSPLCAHIILSGSVVEVNGTEGVFAKKALFSRHPEMVDWPTDHNWFFAKMNITKVWVLDYFGGVKTVTPDEYFQATPYKKHH, from the exons ATGACTTCAACCCGTGCAATGCAGCTGGTGGTGTTTCTGTTTAGTTTAGTTGTTCCTTGTAATTTCTATCGAATACCTCCACACGAAGAAGTTGCAAGAGTGGCACGATTCGTCGCAAACCAGTGCAACTGGGCTTCCATGGCTACGATATCAACCCACGAACCTGTGAAAGGACAACCTTTCTCCAACGCGTTTTCGATTAGTGACGGCCCGGTCGGTTTTGGGAAAGGGGTGCCTTACATGTACCTCACCCATATGGAAATTTCCGTACAGGATTTGGAG GTCAACCCCCAggcttctctctccatgtccctgGCCCAGACAGACTTCTGTAAGAACCAGGGCTATGATCCCCAAAGCCCTCTGTGCGCACACATCattctctctggctctgtggTGGAG GTCAACGGAACAGAGGGAGTGTTTGCCAAGAAAGCCCTCTTTAGCCGTCACCCAGAGATGGTAGACTGGCCCACTGACCACAACTGGTTCTTTGCCAAGATGAACATCACCAAAGTGTGGGTGCTGGACTACTTTGGAGGGGTGAAGACGGTCACCCCAGATGAATACTTTCAGGCCACCCCCTACAAGAAGCACCACTGA
- the h2af1al gene encoding H2A histone family member 1a like, with amino-acid sequence MSGRGKAVVAKDNKYTSRSTKAGLTFPVGRIARLLKKGRYAKCIGSGAAVYLAAVMEYLCAEVLELAGNACRDNKKVRIVPRHVQLAVRNDEELNLLLGSVTIAEGGVLPNIQAQLLPKKTVASREVTSPKDINSQEF; translated from the coding sequence ATGTCTGGTCGTGGCAAGGCAGTTGTGGCAAAGGACAACAAGTACACCAGCAGATCAACCAAGGCAGGTCTTACCTTCCCAGTAGGCCGCATTGCTCGCCTGTTAAAAAAGGGAAGGTATGCCAAATGTATCGGGAGTGGTGCGGCTGTATATCTGGCGGCAGTCATGGAGTACCTGTGTGCTGAGGTCCTGGAGTTAGCGGGAAATGCTTGCCGTGATAACAAGAAGGTGCGCATTGTTCCTCGTCACGTTCAGCTGGCGGTGAGAAATGATGAGGAGCTCAACCTGCTTCTGGGTAGCGTGACAATCGCAGAAGGTGGTGTTTTACCCAACATCCAAGCACAGCTTTTACCCAAAAAGACTGTTGCATCTCGTGAAGTCACTTCTCCTAAAGACATTAATTCACAAGAGTTTTAA
- the setdb2 gene encoding histone-lysine N-methyltransferase SETDB2, whose amino-acid sequence MKMDGTEQPEVARAKTFWMDVDVDHVFDELCEYLIQLRSAIKTCTATDREYVQGMNMITLLESGLRAAPAETNDSFVEVVIGGEMMSVSGPEAVSPKTPLPPLQIQPTSPSSIHFDGSVDPLSPSYVNKEDVASPILPLQLHYQPHDCSQACIPNLPRSAHYFRWHNPLKVPLHLSFQRQCAGPQAMKSRLESEWGESVDPESCDLAESGVTYQAPCGRSLHTPGEVLSFLLVTGSHSVLQMDYFSFNPKVQLDCPRPLSWRPVPMVPAERDLSRGVEPTPVELCIGEEGARPEEFRYRKERWPHGCFLSRGPLFKACCDCTDGCLDAQSCACIRMAYRGQHYLHQRLAEPVPTGIYECGPWCGCERSLCQNRVVQHGLRVRLQVFHTADKGWGVRCRDDLDRGTFVCTYAGVVLRACVDPDQPLPPKRPRAELPSDDEVEVVTEWLAPVEGRVCPEQLGPSAPTSPPLHVPVIQRPADSVQPDPDPLLLNGMVKAVVVGSQELGHSPTGLEDEEKVVQKTTQMHSEAVSKDPDMKDLKRETISKTARPDLKQNPDQMYYLDATKDGNVGRFINHSCVPNLFVQNVFTDSHDPNFPMIAFFTNKVVKSGTELTWNYSLDAGSDPDKVPCLCVSDGCQGLIL is encoded by the exons ATGAAAATGGATGGAACAGAGCAACCCGAAGTTG CCAGAGCGAAAACCTTTTGGATGGACGTTGATGTGGACCACGTTTTTGATGAATTGTGTGAATATTTAATTCAACTGAGAAGTGCAATCAAGACCTGTACAGCAACTGACAGAG AGTACGTCCAGGGAATGAATATGATCACGTTACTTGAATCTGGATTGAGGGCAGCTCCAGCTGAAACCAATGATTCTTTTGTGGAAGTTGTTATTGGGGGAG AAATGATGTCCGTCTCAGGCCCTGAGGCTGTCAGCCCTAAGACCCCACTACCTCCCCTGCAGATCCAACCCACGTCGCCCTCGTCTATCCACTTTGATGGCTCCGTGGACCCCCTGTCTCCTAGCTATGTCAACAAAGAAGATGTAGCGTCCCCAATCCTTCCCCTCCAGCTCCACTACCAGCCTCACGACTGTAGCCAGGCCTGTATTCCCAACCTTCCCAGGTCTGCCCACTACTTCCGGTGGCACAACCCTCTGAAGGTGCCCCTCCACCTGAGCTTCCAGCGTCAGTGTGCTGGGCCTCAGGCTATGAAGTCCAGACTAGAATCTGAGTGGGGGGAGTCAGTGGACCCGGAGTCCTGTGACCTTGCCGAGTCGGGCGTCACTTACCAGGCCCCCTGTGGACGGAGTCTACATACGCCGGGGGAGGTGCTCAGCTTCCTGCTGGTGACAGGGAGTCACAGTGTTCTGCAGATGGACTACTTCAGCTTCAACCCTAAGGTGCAACTGGATTGTCCGCGACCGTTGTCCTGGCGACCAGTGCCGATGGTACCAGCGGAGAGGGACCTGAGCCGGGGGGTGGAGCCTACACCGGTGGAACTATGCATTGGAGAAGAAGGGGCGCGGCCAGAGGAGTTTCGGTACAGGAAGGAGCGTTGGCCTCATGGCTGTTTTCTCAGCCGCGGGCCGTTGTTCAAAGCTTGCTGTGACTGCACAGATGGCTGTCTGGATGCTCAGAGCTGCGCCTGCATCAGAATGGCCTATAGGGGGCAGCACTACCTCCACCAGCGGCTGGCTGAGCCTGTACCCACTGG gaTCTACGAGTGCGGTCCATGGTGCGGGTGTGAACGGAGTCTGTGTCAGAACCGTGTGGTCCAGCATGGTCTCCGTGTGCGTCTCCAGGTCTTCCACACCGCCGACAAGGGTTGGGGGGTGCGCTGCCGTGACGATTTGGATAGGGGCACCTTTGTATGCACTTATGCAG GTGTAGTTCTCAGGGCCTGTGTAGACCCTGACCAGCCCCTCCCACCCAAGCGTCCGAGGGCGGAGCTTCCCTCAGATGACGAGGTGGAGGTTGTGACTGAGTGGCTGGCGCCGGTGGAAGGCCGAGTCTGTCCGGAGCAGCTGGGACCCTCTGCCCCCACCTCACCGCCCCTCCACGTCCCTGTGATCCAAAGGCCTGCTGATTCCGTACAGCCTGATCCAGACCCTCTTCTGCTCAATGGCATG GTCAAGGCAGTAGTCGTGGGAAGTCAGGAATTGGGCCACTCTCCAACAG gtttggaggatgaggagaaagtGGTGCAGAAAACGACACAGATGCATTCTGAGGCAGTCAGCAAAGATCCAGACATGAAAGATCTTAAGAGAGAAACAATTTCAAAGACTGCCAGACCGGACTTAAAACAGAACCCTGATCAGATGTATTATCTAGACGCCACAAAAGATGGAAATGTAGGGCGGTTCATCAAC CACAGCTGTGTGCCAAACCTCTTTGTGCAGAACGTCTTCACTGACTCTCATGACCCCAACTTCCCTATGATTGCCTTCTTCACTAACAA AGTGGTGAAGTCGGGGACGGAGTTAACCTGGAACTATTCTCTTGATGCAGGAAGTGACCCTGACAAGgtcccatgtctgtgtgttagtgATGGTTGCCAGGGACTGATTCTGTGA
- the LOC136966108 gene encoding LOW QUALITY PROTEIN: T-cell surface glycoprotein CD3 zeta chain-like (The sequence of the model RefSeq protein was modified relative to this genomic sequence to represent the inferred CDS: deleted 1 base in 1 codon) encodes MSMFIVVVPPPPYRGMTELYDPQLCYILDGFLLLYGLIITGMYIREKFFKSQAKPEDDAIYSDLKKDAERGIARRGVDIDDTYQPLTARPTGDTYKELPVKKERRRKRDEQVYQDLNSATKDTYDSLQMQPLTLPPR; translated from the exons ATGTCGATGTTCATTGTCGTTGTGCCCCCTCCTCCATACAGAGGC ATGACTGAGCTATACGACCCCCAACTCTGCTACATTCTGGATGGCTTCCTGCTCCTCTATGGACTCATAATCACTGGGATGTACATCCGTGAGAAA TTCTTCAAATCGCAAGCCAAGCCAGAGGATGATGCCATCTACTCT GATCTGAAGAAAGATGCAGAAAGAGGAATAGCGCGCAGG GGAGTAGACATTGATGATACTTATCAG cctctcactgCTCGGCCAACCGGGGATACGTACAAAGAGCTTCCTGTAAAGAAGGAG CGTCGCAGAAAAAGGGACGAGCAGGTATACCAG GATTTGAACTCCGCTACCAAGGATACCTACGACTCTCTGCAGATGCAACCCCTTACCCTTCCTCCTCGCTAA